The genomic DNA CGGCGATGATGATCGAGAGTCCGATGAGGAAGAAGGCTGTGCCGTCCCGCTTTGTGGGTGATTGATCGGTCGGTTCGTCGCTGAGAGTCTTTCGCGCACGGTTTCCGGCCATGTGGGCCACTCCCCTCCATGCACCGGTGACAACGTTTGTCCCGGGTTCTTCGGTCCCCGCTTGACCGGACCGACCAGCGTTTTTGCGCGCTGTGCGTTTCCCGGAACCAGAAGCGGGGGAAGTCGTTCTGGTCGCCATGTCTCTCATCTTAGGACGATATTGCGCTCCTGCCCAGCAAATCCGCAGGTTTCGGCGTGCCACCAGGGGCGATGTTCGGCCCCGCGTGTCACCGCGGCTGCGCTAGCCCGGAACATCCGGTTTCGCGGCCGTGAGCGAGATAAGTGTGCTCAGATTGCACGTTTTCCTCGCCTTTTTGGCAATCTGCGCACACTTAACTTGCCGTTCGCGGCAGAATCACTGCGGCCAGGCAGCGGCGAAGTCGTCGATCGAAAGAGTTCGAGAGTGACCGAGACGAGCCCGACCCACCTCAGCGGGTGGCGTAGAGGTGCTCGGGGCGGCCGGTGTTGCCGTACTGCAGGGACACCGTGATCGTGCGGGCTTCGGCGAGTTTCGCCAGATGCCGCTGCGCGGTCGCGCGGGACGCACCGACCGCCTCGGCGACTTCGAGGGCCGTCATCGGGCCGCTCGCCTCCTCGAGTGCCGCGAGGATCCTAGTCGTCGTCGACGATCCCGCCGGGCTCGCTCCGGTCCCGCCGACGGCCGCGGCATCGTGGAGGTTGCGCAGCTGCCTCTCGAGATCGGTCTGCCCGACCTTCTCCCGCTCCCAATAGCGGAGGAACCGGGCGTAGCGGCGCAGGAAGTTCTGCAGCACCTCGGCGGCGAAGGGCTTGACGATGTACGTCATCGCCCCCGCGCGCAGCGACGAACGGACCACCTGCGGATCCGTGACCGCCGAGAGCACGATCGCATCGATATCGGTCTCACGGACGAGGTCGACACCGGTGCCCTCGGGCAGCACGTAGTCGACGAGAAGCAGGTCGACGTCGTTCTCGGCGATGACCTCGCGCGCCGTCTTCAGATCGCGGACGGGTTCGAGCGCCGAGAAGCCGGGCACCTCGTCGACGTACCGGGCATGGATCTGCCCGACGAAGAAATCGTCATCGAGCACGAGAACGTTGACCATCATCTCACCTCATCAATTGGGAAGTCGTTGTCGTCGGCGATCGCATCGTCGTCTTCGCCCGCATCGCCCACGTCGGCAGGATCGTCCAGGGCGTCAGGCAGGCGCATACCGAAGCTCGCCCCGCCGAGGTCCGGGTCGTGGCCGTCGATGAGCCACACCGCTCCCCCGCCCTTCTCCGCGACCCGGCGGCTGAGCGCAAGGCCGATGCCGAGTCCGTGGCCGTCCCCGGTGCCGGTTCCCGTGGTCAGTCCGATCCCGAAATCCGGCGCCGAGGCGGCCTTAGAGGTCGAGAATCCCTCGTCGAAGATCTTCCCCGCTACCTCGTCGTCGATCCCATCGCCGGTGTCCGTGACGACCGCGTGGAGTTCCGTCCCGGAGCTGAGCACCTGCACTTCGACTCGGCCTCCGTCCTCGGCGTACCGCCGGCCCGAGACGGCCGCCCGTACGGCGTTGTCGATGAGGTTGCCGAGGATGAGCGTGACCGCTTCCGGGTCGCGGACCGCACCGACCGCCAGGGAGTCGGGGGTGACGGCCAGGGCCACTCCCGCCTCGGCGGCGGTCGTGCCCTTCGCTTCCAGAACGGCGCGCAGGTAAGGATCGGAGATGAGGTCGATGTCCTCGACGGGAGTCGTGATCGGCCCGGTGCCCAGGATGGAGGACAGGTAGGTGTGGGCCTCATCGGTGGCGCCCGTGTCGACGAGTCCGAGCACGGTGTGCAGCCGGTTCGCGAACTCGTGCCGCTGAGTGCGCAGGGCCCGAGCCATCGCAGTGACGGACTCGAGCTGGCGAGCCATCGTCAGCATCTGGGTCTCGTCCCGCAGGGTCACGACCCCGCCGACCGAGACCCCGTCGCGCTGGACCCGCACCGCTGTTGCCAGCAGAATCCGGTCGCCGATGGTGATCCGCCGCCGCAGGGCTCCGTCCGCCGGGGCGTCGGCCATGAGCGCGGTGATCTCATCGGGCACATTGACGAGTTCGTCGTCTGAGACGGCAGCCAGTTCGCGGTCGGAATCCCCCGCCGAGGCGGCTCCGCCGTTCGCGTCGCCCGTGCCGTTCTCATGCTCGACGTGCTTCGCCGAGGCGGCACGGAGCAGCTCCTTCGCGTTCGAATTGCTCAGGGTCAGCTTCCCGTTCGTATCGAACCCGAGCACCCCGTCGTCGAGGCCGTGCAGCACCGCACCTTGGTCGCGAGCCATTTCGGCGAGATCTTCGGGTCCGACGCCGAGCGTCTCCCGCCGCAGCCGACGCCCGAGCCAATACGAGACTCCGACCCCGAGTGCGAGCGCAAGCACTGCCA from Brevibacterium sp. JSBI002 includes the following:
- a CDS encoding response regulator is translated as MMVNVLVLDDDFFVGQIHARYVDEVPGFSALEPVRDLKTAREVIAENDVDLLLVDYVLPEGTGVDLVRETDIDAIVLSAVTDPQVVRSSLRAGAMTYIVKPFAAEVLQNFLRRYARFLRYWEREKVGQTDLERQLRNLHDAAAVGGTGASPAGSSTTTRILAALEEASGPMTALEVAEAVGASRATAQRHLAKLAEARTITVSLQYGNTGRPEHLYATR
- a CDS encoding sensor histidine kinase codes for the protein MPIYSSEDGKTVVGEVSVGIFATVLDADVRREMLLLGTVAVLALALGVGVSYWLGRRLRRETLGVGPEDLAEMARDQGAVLHGLDDGVLGFDTNGKLTLSNSNAKELLRAASAKHVEHENGTGDANGGAASAGDSDRELAAVSDDELVNVPDEITALMADAPADGALRRRITIGDRILLATAVRVQRDGVSVGGVVTLRDETQMLTMARQLESVTAMARALRTQRHEFANRLHTVLGLVDTGATDEAHTYLSSILGTGPITTPVEDIDLISDPYLRAVLEAKGTTAAEAGVALAVTPDSLAVGAVRDPEAVTLILGNLIDNAVRAAVSGRRYAEDGGRVEVQVLSSGTELHAVVTDTGDGIDDEVAGKIFDEGFSTSKAASAPDFGIGLTTGTGTGDGHGLGIGLALSRRVAEKGGGAVWLIDGHDPDLGGASFGMRLPDALDDPADVGDAGEDDDAIADDNDFPIDEVR